One genomic segment of Streptomyces sp. TLI_146 includes these proteins:
- the rpoB gene encoding DNA-directed RNA polymerase subunit beta, whose protein sequence is MAASRNASTANTNNGASTAPLRISFAKIKEPLEVPNLLALQTESFDWLLGNAAWKARVEAALENGQDVPTKSGLEEIFEEISPIEDFSGSMSLTFRDHRFEPPKNSIDECKERDFTFAAPLFVTAEFTNNETGEIKSQTVFMGDFPLMTNKGTFVINGTERVVVSQLVRSPGVYFDSNIDKTSDKDIYTAKIIPSRGAWLEMEIDKRDMVGVRIDRKRKQSVTVLLKALGWTTEQILEEFGEYESMRATLEKDHTQGQDDALLDIYRKLRPGEPPTREAAQTLLENLYFNPKRYDLAKVGRYKVNKKLGADEPLDAGVLTTDDVIATIKYLVKLHAGETETVGESGRNIVVETDDIDHFGNRRLRNVGELIQNQVRTGLARMERVVRERMTTQDVEAITPQTLINIRPVVASIKEFFGTSQLSQFMDQNNPLSGLTHKRRLSALGPGGLSRERAGFEVRDVHPSHYGRMCPIETPEGPNIGLIGSLASYGRVNAFGFIETPYRKVVEGQVTDEVDYITADEEDRFVIAQANAALNDELQLTEARVLVRRRGGEVDYVPPAEVDYIDVSPRQMVSVATAMIPFLEHDDANRALMGANMMRQAVPLIKSEAPLVGTGMEYRCATDAGDVLKAEKDGVVQEVSADYITIANDDGTYTTYRLHKFSRSNQGTSVNQKVVVDEGARIIAGQVLADGPATENGEMALGKNLLVAFMPWEGHNYEDAIILSQRLVQDDVLSSIHIEEHEVDARDTKLGPEEITRDIPNVSEEVLADLDERGIIRIGAEVVAGDILVGKVTPKGETELTPEERLLRAIFGEKAREVRDTSLKVPHGETGKVIGVRVFDREEGDELPPGVNQLVRVYVAQKRKITDGDKLAGRHGNKGVISKILPIEDMPFLEDGTPVDIILNPLGVPSRMNPGQVLEIHLGWLASRGWDVSGLADEWAQRLQAIGADQVAPGTNVATPVFDGAREDEIAGLFEATIPNRDGDRLVLPSGKANLFDGRSGEPFPDPISVGYMYILKLHHLVDDKLHARSTGPYSMITQQPLGGKAQFGGQRFGEMEVWALEAYGAAYALQELLTIKSDDVTGRVKVYEAIVKGENIPEPGIPESFKVLIKEMQSLCLNVEVLSSDGMSIEMRDTDEDVFRAAEELGIDLSRREPSSVEEV, encoded by the coding sequence TTGGCCGCCTCGCGCAACGCCTCGACCGCCAATACGAACAACGGCGCCAGCACCGCCCCGCTGCGCATCTCCTTTGCAAAGATCAAGGAGCCCCTCGAGGTTCCGAACCTCCTTGCGCTGCAAACCGAGAGCTTTGACTGGCTGCTCGGCAATGCCGCTTGGAAGGCTCGCGTCGAGGCCGCTCTCGAGAACGGGCAGGACGTCCCCACGAAGTCCGGTCTGGAGGAGATCTTCGAGGAGATCTCCCCGATCGAGGACTTCAGCGGGTCGATGTCGCTGACCTTCCGCGACCACCGTTTCGAGCCCCCGAAGAACTCGATCGACGAGTGCAAGGAGCGCGACTTCACGTTCGCGGCCCCGCTCTTCGTCACGGCCGAGTTCACCAACAACGAGACCGGCGAGATCAAGTCCCAGACGGTCTTCATGGGCGACTTCCCGCTCATGACCAACAAGGGCACCTTCGTCATCAACGGCACCGAGCGTGTCGTGGTGTCGCAGCTGGTGCGCTCGCCGGGTGTCTACTTCGACTCCAACATCGACAAGACGTCCGACAAGGACATCTACACGGCCAAGATCATCCCGTCCCGGGGTGCCTGGCTCGAGATGGAGATCGACAAGCGCGACATGGTCGGTGTCCGCATCGACCGCAAGCGCAAGCAGTCCGTCACCGTCCTCCTGAAGGCTCTCGGCTGGACCACCGAGCAGATCCTCGAGGAGTTCGGCGAGTACGAGTCGATGCGCGCCACCCTGGAGAAGGACCACACCCAGGGCCAGGACGACGCGCTGCTCGACATCTACCGCAAGCTGCGCCCGGGCGAGCCGCCGACGCGCGAGGCCGCTCAGACGCTGCTCGAGAACCTCTACTTCAACCCGAAGCGCTACGACCTCGCGAAGGTCGGCCGCTACAAGGTGAACAAGAAGCTCGGCGCGGATGAGCCGCTGGACGCCGGCGTCCTCACCACGGACGACGTCATCGCGACCATCAAGTACCTGGTCAAGCTGCACGCGGGCGAGACCGAGACGGTCGGCGAGTCGGGTCGGAACATCGTCGTCGAGACCGACGACATCGACCACTTCGGCAACCGTCGTCTGCGCAACGTCGGCGAGCTCATCCAGAACCAGGTCCGTACGGGTCTGGCTCGTATGGAGCGTGTCGTCCGCGAGCGGATGACGACCCAGGACGTCGAGGCGATCACGCCGCAGACCCTGATCAACATCCGGCCGGTCGTCGCCTCCATCAAGGAGTTCTTCGGCACCAGCCAGCTGTCGCAGTTCATGGACCAGAACAACCCGCTGTCGGGTCTCACCCACAAGCGCCGTCTGTCGGCGCTCGGCCCGGGTGGTCTCTCCCGTGAGCGGGCCGGCTTCGAGGTCCGTGACGTGCACCCGTCTCACTACGGCCGTATGTGCCCGATTGAGACCCCTGAAGGCCCGAACATCGGTCTGATCGGTTCGCTCGCCTCGTACGGCCGCGTCAACGCGTTCGGCTTCATCGAGACGCCGTACCGCAAGGTCGTCGAGGGCCAGGTCACCGACGAGGTCGACTACATCACGGCCGACGAGGAAGACCGCTTCGTCATCGCGCAGGCCAACGCCGCGCTCAACGACGAGCTCCAGCTCACCGAGGCCCGCGTCCTGGTCCGCCGCCGTGGCGGCGAGGTCGACTACGTGCCGCCGGCCGAGGTGGACTACATCGACGTCTCGCCGCGCCAGATGGTGTCGGTCGCGACCGCGATGATCCCCTTCCTCGAGCACGACGACGCCAACCGTGCCCTCATGGGCGCGAACATGATGCGTCAGGCGGTGCCGCTGATTAAGTCGGAGGCCCCGCTCGTCGGCACCGGCATGGAGTACCGCTGCGCCACCGACGCCGGTGACGTGCTCAAGGCCGAGAAGGACGGTGTGGTCCAGGAGGTCTCCGCGGACTACATCACCATCGCCAACGACGACGGTACGTACACCACGTACCGCCTGCACAAGTTCTCCCGCTCCAACCAGGGCACCTCGGTCAACCAGAAGGTCGTCGTGGACGAGGGCGCGCGGATCATCGCGGGCCAGGTCCTCGCCGACGGTCCGGCGACCGAGAACGGCGAGATGGCGCTGGGCAAGAACCTGCTCGTGGCGTTCATGCCGTGGGAGGGTCACAACTACGAGGACGCGATCATCCTGTCGCAGCGCCTCGTGCAGGACGACGTCCTCTCCTCGATCCACATCGAGGAGCACGAGGTCGACGCCCGTGACACCAAGCTCGGCCCCGAGGAGATCACCCGGGACATCCCGAACGTCTCCGAGGAGGTCCTCGCCGACCTCGACGAGCGCGGCATCATCCGTATCGGTGCCGAGGTCGTCGCCGGCGACATCCTCGTCGGCAAGGTCACGCCCAAGGGTGAGACCGAGCTGACGCCGGAGGAGCGCCTGCTGCGCGCGATCTTCGGTGAGAAGGCCCGCGAGGTCCGTGACACCTCGCTGAAGGTGCCGCACGGCGAGACCGGCAAGGTCATCGGCGTCCGCGTCTTCGACCGTGAAGAGGGCGACGAGCTGCCGCCGGGCGTGAACCAGCTGGTTCGTGTCTACGTGGCGCAGAAGCGCAAGATCACGGACGGTGACAAGCTCGCCGGCCGTCACGGCAACAAGGGTGTCATCTCCAAGATCCTGCCCATCGAGGACATGCCGTTCCTCGAGGACGGGACCCCGGTCGACATCATCCTCAACCCGCTCGGTGTCCCGTCCCGAATGAACCCGGGACAGGTCCTGGAGATCCACCTCGGCTGGCTCGCCAGCCGCGGCTGGGACGTCTCCGGTCTCGCCGACGAGTGGGCGCAGCGCCTCCAGGCCATCGGCGCCGACCAGGTCGCCCCCGGCACCAACGTCGCGACCCCGGTCTTCGACGGTGCCCGCGAGGACGAGATCGCCGGTCTCTTCGAGGCCACGATCCCGAACCGCGACGGCGACCGCCTGGTCCTGCCGTCCGGCAAGGCGAACCTGTTCGACGGCCGCTCCGGCGAGCCGTTCCCGGACCCGATCTCGGTCGGGTACATGTACATCCTGAAGCTGCACCACCTGGTCGACGACAAGCTGCACGCCCGCTCGACCGGTCCGTACTCGATGATCACCCAGCAGCCGCTGGGTGGTAAGGCCCAGTTCGGTGGCCAGCGCTTCGGTGAGATGGAGGTGTGGGCGCTGGAGGCATACGGCGCCGCCTACGCCCTCCAGGAGCTGCTGACCATCAAGTCCGACGACGTGACCGGCCGTGTGAAGGTCTACGAGGCCATCGTCAAGGGCGAGAACATTCCCGAGCCCGGCATTCCCGAGTCCTTCAAGGTGCTCATCAAGGAAATGCAGTCGCTCTGCCTCAACGTGGAGGTGCTGTCCTCGGACGGTATGTCCATCGAGATGCGCGACACGGACGAGGACGTCTTCCGCGCTGCGGAGGAGCTCGGTATCGACCTGTCCCGGCGCGAGCCGAGCAGCGTCGAAGAGGTCTGA
- the rpsG gene encoding 30S ribosomal protein S7: MPRKGPAPKRPVIIDPVYQSPLVTSLINKILLDGKRSTAERIVYGAMEGLREKTGNDPVITLKRALENVKPSLEVKSRRVGGATYQVPVEVKPGRQSTLALRWLVGYSRARREKTMTERLMNELLDASNGLGAAVKKREDTHKMAESNKAFAHYRW, from the coding sequence ATGCCTCGTAAGGGCCCCGCCCCGAAGCGCCCGGTCATCATCGACCCGGTCTACCAGTCTCCTCTTGTCACGTCGCTGATCAACAAGATCCTGCTGGACGGCAAGCGCTCCACCGCCGAGCGCATCGTCTACGGCGCCATGGAAGGCCTCCGCGAGAAGACGGGCAACGACCCGGTCATCACGCTGAAGCGCGCGCTGGAGAACGTCAAGCCGTCCCTCGAGGTCAAGTCCCGCCGTGTCGGTGGCGCGACCTACCAGGTTCCCGTCGAGGTCAAGCCGGGTCGCCAGTCGACCCTGGCCCTCCGCTGGCTCGTGGGTTACTCCCGCGCCCGTCGTGAGAAGACCATGACCGAGCGCCTGATGAACGAGCTTCTCGACGCCTCGAACGGCCTCGGTGCGGCCGTCAAGAAGCGCGAGGACACGCACAAGATGGCCGAGTCCAACAAGGCCTTCG
- the rpsL gene encoding 30S ribosomal protein S12, which produces MPTIQQLVRKGRQDKVEKTKTPALEASPQRRGVCTRVFTTTPKKPNSALRKVARVRLTSGIEVTAYIPGEGHNLQEHSIVLVRGGRVKDLPGVRYKIIRGALDTQAVKNRKQARSRYGAKKEK; this is translated from the coding sequence GTGCCTACGATCCAGCAGCTGGTCCGGAAGGGCCGGCAGGACAAGGTCGAGAAGACGAAGACGCCCGCGCTTGAGGCCTCGCCCCAGCGTCGCGGCGTCTGCACGCGTGTGTTCACGACCACCCCGAAGAAGCCGAACTCGGCGCTGCGGAAGGTCGCGCGTGTGCGTCTGACCTCCGGCATCGAGGTCACGGCCTACATTCCGGGTGAGGGACACAACCTGCAGGAGCACTCGATCGTGCTCGTGCGTGGTGGCCGTGTGAAGGACCTGCCGGGTGTTCGTTACAAGATCATCCGCGGTGCGCTTGACACCCAGGCTGTCAAGAACCGCAAGCAGGCCCGCAGCCGCTACGGCGCCAAGAAGGAGAAGTAA
- a CDS encoding DNA-directed RNA polymerase subunit beta': MLDVNFFDELRIGLATADDIRQWSHGEVKKPETINYRTLKPEKDGLFCEKIFGPTRDWECYCGKYKRVRFKGIICERCGVEVTRAKVRRERMGHIELAAPVTHIWYFKGVPSRLGYLLDLAPKDLEKVIYFAAYMITFVDEERRTRDLPSLEAHVSVERQQIENRRDSDLEARAKKLETDLAELEAEGAKADVRRKVREGAEREMKQLRDRAQREIDRLDEVWSRFKNLKVQDLEGDELLYRELRDRFGTYFDGSMGAAALQKRLETFDLDEEAERLREIIRTGKGQKKTRALKRLKVVSAFLQTSNSPKGMVLDCVPVIPPDLRPMVQLDGGRFATSDLNDLYRRVINRNNRLKRLLDLGAPEIIVNNEKRMLQEAVDALFDNGRRGRPVTGPGNRPLKSLSDMLKGKQGRFRQNLLGKRVDYSARSVIVVGPQLKLHQCGLPKAMALELFKPFVMKRLVDLNHAQNIKSAKRMVERGRTVVYDVLEEVIAEHPVLLNRAPTLHRLGIQAFEPQLVEGKAIQIHPLVCTAFNADFDGDQMAVHLPLSAEAQAEARILMLSSNNILKPADGRPVTMPTQDMVLGLFFLTTDGELRDTKGEGRAFGSTAEAIMAFDAGELALQSPIDIRFPIGTVPPRGWTPPVEEEGETTWQQGDSFRLRTSLGRALFNELLPEDYPFVDYSVGKKQLSEIVNDLAERYPKVIVAATLDNLKAAGFFWATRSGVTVAISDVVVPEAKKAIVAGYEAQDEKVQKQYERGLITKDERTQELIAIWTKATNEVAEAMNANFPKTNPIFMMVDSGARGNMMQMRQIAGMRGLVSNAKNETIPRPIKASFREGLTVLEYFISTHGARKGLADTALRTADSGYLTRRLVDVSQDVIIREEDCGTDRGLKLKIAVKGEDGVLRKTEDVETSVYARMLAEDVVVDGKVIAPANVDLGDVLIDALVNAGVEEVKTRSVLTCESAVGTCAFCYGRSLATGKLVDIGEAVGIIAAQSIGEPGTQLTMRTFHTGGVAGDDITQGLPRVVELFEARTPKGVAPISEAAGRVRIEETEKTKKIVVTPDDGSDETAFPISKRARLLVGEGDHVEVGQKLTVGATNPHDVLRILGQRAVQVHLVGEVQKVYNSQGVSIHDKHIEIIIRQMLRRVTIIESGDAELLPGELVERSKFETENRRVVTEGGHPASGRPQLMGITKASLATESWLSAASFQETTRVLTDAAINAKSDSLIGLKENVIIGKLIPAGTGLSRYRNIRVEPTEEAKAAMYSAVGYDDIDYSPFGTGSGQAVPLEDYDYGPYNQ, translated from the coding sequence GTGCTCGACGTCAACTTCTTCGACGAGCTGCGGATCGGCCTCGCCACTGCTGACGACATTCGTCAGTGGTCCCACGGTGAGGTCAAGAAGCCGGAGACCATCAACTACCGCACTCTCAAGCCCGAAAAGGACGGACTCTTCTGCGAGAAGATCTTCGGTCCGACCCGGGACTGGGAGTGCTACTGCGGCAAGTACAAGCGCGTTCGCTTCAAGGGCATCATCTGTGAGCGCTGCGGCGTCGAGGTGACCCGCGCCAAGGTGCGCCGTGAGCGGATGGGCCACATCGAGCTTGCCGCTCCCGTGACCCACATCTGGTACTTCAAGGGCGTCCCCTCGCGCCTTGGCTACCTGCTCGACCTCGCGCCGAAGGACCTCGAGAAGGTCATCTACTTCGCCGCGTACATGATCACGTTCGTGGACGAGGAGCGCCGTACGCGCGACCTGCCGTCGCTGGAGGCGCACGTCTCCGTCGAGCGTCAGCAGATCGAGAACCGCCGCGACTCCGACCTCGAAGCCCGCGCCAAGAAGCTCGAGACGGACCTCGCCGAGCTTGAGGCCGAGGGTGCCAAGGCCGATGTGCGCCGCAAGGTGCGCGAGGGTGCCGAGCGTGAGATGAAGCAGCTGCGCGACCGTGCGCAGCGCGAGATCGACCGTCTGGACGAGGTCTGGTCGCGCTTCAAGAACCTCAAGGTCCAGGACCTCGAGGGCGACGAGCTGCTCTACCGCGAGCTGCGTGACCGCTTCGGCACGTACTTCGACGGCTCGATGGGTGCCGCTGCCCTGCAGAAGCGCCTGGAGACCTTCGACCTCGACGAGGAGGCCGAGCGCCTCCGCGAGATCATCCGTACCGGCAAGGGCCAGAAGAAGACCCGTGCGCTCAAGCGCCTCAAGGTCGTCTCCGCGTTCCTGCAGACCAGCAACAGCCCCAAGGGCATGGTGCTGGACTGCGTGCCGGTCATCCCGCCGGACCTTCGTCCGATGGTGCAGCTGGACGGTGGCCGCTTCGCGACCTCCGACCTGAACGACCTGTACCGCCGTGTGATCAACCGCAACAACCGTCTGAAGCGTCTGCTCGACCTCGGTGCCCCCGAGATCATCGTGAACAACGAGAAGCGGATGCTCCAGGAGGCGGTCGACGCCCTCTTCGACAACGGCCGTCGCGGTCGCCCGGTCACGGGCCCCGGCAACCGTCCGCTGAAGTCCCTCAGCGACATGCTGAAGGGCAAGCAGGGTCGATTCCGTCAGAACCTTCTCGGTAAGCGTGTGGACTACTCCGCGCGTTCCGTGATCGTCGTCGGTCCGCAGCTGAAGCTGCACCAGTGCGGTCTGCCCAAGGCCATGGCGCTGGAGCTCTTCAAGCCGTTCGTGATGAAGCGCCTGGTCGACCTGAACCACGCGCAGAACATCAAGAGCGCCAAGCGGATGGTCGAGCGCGGCCGCACGGTCGTCTACGACGTCCTCGAAGAGGTCATCGCCGAGCACCCGGTTCTGCTGAACCGTGCGCCCACGCTGCACCGCCTCGGCATCCAGGCCTTCGAGCCCCAGCTGGTCGAGGGCAAGGCCATCCAGATCCACCCGCTCGTCTGCACCGCGTTCAACGCGGACTTCGACGGTGACCAGATGGCCGTGCACCTGCCGCTCTCCGCGGAGGCGCAGGCCGAGGCCCGCATCCTGATGCTGTCCTCGAACAACATCCTCAAGCCCGCCGACGGCCGTCCGGTGACGATGCCGACGCAGGACATGGTCCTGGGTCTGTTCTTCCTCACCACCGACGGCGAGCTCCGTGACACCAAGGGCGAGGGCCGCGCGTTCGGCTCCACGGCCGAGGCGATCATGGCGTTCGACGCCGGCGAGCTGGCGCTGCAGTCGCCGATCGACATCCGCTTCCCGATCGGTACCGTCCCGCCGCGCGGCTGGACCCCGCCGGTCGAGGAGGAGGGCGAGACGACCTGGCAGCAGGGCGACTCGTTCCGTCTGCGCACCTCCCTGGGCCGCGCGCTCTTCAACGAGCTGCTGCCCGAGGACTACCCGTTCGTCGACTACTCGGTGGGCAAGAAGCAGCTCTCCGAGATCGTCAACGACCTGGCCGAGCGCTACCCCAAGGTCATCGTGGCGGCGACGCTCGACAACCTGAAGGCGGCGGGCTTCTTCTGGGCGACCCGTTCCGGTGTCACCGTGGCCATCTCCGACGTCGTGGTCCCCGAGGCCAAGAAGGCGATCGTCGCGGGCTACGAGGCGCAGGACGAGAAGGTCCAGAAGCAGTACGAGCGCGGTCTGATCACCAAGGACGAGCGCACGCAGGAGCTCATCGCGATCTGGACCAAGGCGACCAACGAGGTTGCCGAGGCGATGAACGCGAACTTCCCGAAGACGAACCCCATCTTCATGATGGTTGACTCGGGTGCCCGAGGAAACATGATGCAGATGCGTCAGATCGCGGGTATGCGTGGTCTGGTGTCGAACGCGAAGAACGAGACCATCCCGCGTCCGATCAAGGCCTCCTTCCGTGAGGGCCTCACCGTTCTGGAGTACTTCATCTCCACGCACGGTGCCCGTAAGGGTCTGGCGGACACCGCTCTGCGTACCGCCGACTCGGGTTACCTGACCCGTCGTCTGGTGGACGTCTCGCAGGACGTGATCATCCGCGAGGAGGACTGCGGCACCGACCGCGGCCTGAAGCTGAAGATCGCGGTCAAGGGCGAGGACGGTGTGCTCCGCAAGACGGAGGACGTCGAGACCTCGGTCTACGCCCGCATGCTCGCCGAGGACGTCGTCGTCGACGGCAAGGTCATCGCGCCGGCCAACGTGGACCTCGGTGACGTGCTCATCGACGCGCTGGTCAACGCGGGCGTCGAGGAGGTCAAGACCCGCTCGGTCCTGACCTGTGAGTCGGCCGTCGGCACCTGTGCCTTCTGCTACGGCCGCTCGCTGGCCACCGGCAAGCTGGTCGACATCGGTGAGGCGGTCGGCATCATCGCCGCCCAGTCCATCGGTGAGCCCGGTACCCAGCTGACGATGCGTACCTTCCACACCGGTGGTGTGGCCGGTGACGACATCACCCAGGGTCTGCCCCGTGTCGTCGAGCTCTTCGAGGCCCGTACGCCCAAGGGTGTCGCCCCGATCTCGGAGGCGGCCGGCCGCGTCCGTATCGAGGAGACCGAGAAGACCAAGAAGATCGTCGTCACCCCGGACGACGGCAGCGACGAGACGGCGTTCCCGATCTCGAAGCGTGCCCGTCTGCTGGTGGGCGAGGGCGACCACGTCGAGGTGGGCCAGAAGCTCACCGTGGGTGCCACCAACCCGCACGACGTGCTCCGGATCCTCGGTCAGCGCGCGGTCCAGGTCCACCTGGTCGGCGAAGTCCAGAAGGTCTACAACTCGCAGGGCGTGTCGATCCACGACAAGCACATCGAGATCATCATCCGGCAGATGCTGCGCCGCGTGACGATCATCGAGTCCGGCGACGCGGAGCTGCTGCCGGGCGAGCTCGTCGAGCGCTCGAAGTTCGAGACCGAGAACCGTCGGGTCGTGACGGAGGGTGGCCACCCGGCCTCCGGCCGTCCGCAGCTGATGGGTATCACCAAGGCCTCGCTGGCGACGGAATCCTGGCTGTCGGCCGCCTCCTTCCAGGAGACGACCCGAGTCCTGACGGATGCGGCGATCAACGCCAAGTCCGACAGCCTCATCGGCCTCAAGGAGAACGTCATCATCGGTAAGCTCATCCCGGCCGGTACGGGTCTGTCCCGCTACCGCAACATCCGGGTCGAGCCCACCGAAGAGGCCAAGGCCGCGATGTACTCGGCCGTCGGCTACGACGACATCGACTACTCGCCGTTCGGCACGGGCTCCGGCCAGGCCGTTCCGCTGGAGGACTACGACTACGGTCCGTACAACCAGTAA